A section of the Ranitomeya imitator isolate aRanImi1 chromosome 7, aRanImi1.pri, whole genome shotgun sequence genome encodes:
- the KIF22 gene encoding kinesin-like protein KIF22 isoform X2, with the protein MAKRVSVLDSHGVNKKPSPSRVRVSVRLRPFMEKEEDQACVRGLDAQSLEIVNYRNQLETMQYHFDAFYGEKATQREIYTSSVCPILPHLLVGQNASVFAYGPTGAGKTHTMLGNPQQPGIIPRAVRDLLQMTRGKNGTPEEENWTFTITMSYVEIYQEKVMDLLEPKNKDLPIREDKGHNILIPGVTQKTITTFSDFDEHFIPASQNRTVASTKLNDRSSRSHAVLLIKVQKNQQISPFRQLTGKLYLIDLAGSEDNRRTGNQGIRLKESGAINSSLFTLSKVVDALNQGLPRIPYRDSKLTRLLQDSLGGSAHSVMIANIAPEKHYYFDTLTALNFAAKSKQVINKPFSLETTQAPVQPTMKRPRDDLENLVPSQHPKKVKSELTEESPTLSKEANRKKLHIANLDPAVVDRLLKLDRILSEKGKMETQLLSTPKRERMALLKKWEESQMEIERLKEKQKELEEKAMAAEARSDIELSDSIVSEGTFRVPLRTRAKARKVLRVQPLQGLNENSIDAGIMMMEKKTQKVHDGDENKPSWEMKMRTDLLQNGREQILNLLNTGSIRELKSLQKIGDKKAKLIVGWRELNGPFTNVEDLASMEGMSTKQVDSFLKANILCIVAS; encoded by the exons ATGGCGAAGAGAGTGAGCGTCCTGGACAGTCACGGGGTGAATAAGAAGCCGTCACCTTCCCGCGTCCGAGTGTCGGTACGGCTCCGACCGTtcatggagaaggaggaggaccaGGCCTGTGTCCGGGGCCTGGACGCGCAGTCACTGGAGATCGTGAACTATAGGAACCAGCTGGAAACCATGCAGTACCA CTTTGATGCTTTCTATGGAGAAAAGGCCACGCAGCGCGAGATCTACACCAGCTCCgtgtgtcccatcctgccccacttGTTAGTCGGGCAGAATGCCAGTGTGTTCGCCTACGGACCTACCGGAGCGG GGAAGACCCACACCATGCTGGGCAACCCGCAGCAGCCGGGCATCATACCGCGAGCTGTCAGAGACCTGCTGCAGATGACTCGGGGGAAGAACGGCACACCCGAGGAGGAGAACTGGACCTTCACCATCACCATGTCCTACGTGGAGATCTATCAGGAGAAG GTGATGGATCTGCTGGAGCCCAAGAACAAGGACCTTCCTATCCGAGAAGACAAAGGCCACAACATCCTCATCCCGGGGGTGACCCAGAAgaccatcaccaccttctcagacTTCGATGAACATTTCATTCCCGCCAGTCAGAACCGGACTGTCGCCTCCACCAAACTGAACGACCGCTCCAGCCGCAGCCACGCCGTGCTGCTCATCAAG GTGCAGAAGAATCAGCAGATTTCTCCGTTCAGGCAGCTGACCGGAAAGCTTTACCTCATAGACCTGGCCGGCTCTGAAGACAACCGGCGCACCGGAAACCAAGGCATCCGCCTGAAGGAGAGCGGCGCCATCAACTCGTCCCTGTTCACTCTCAGCAAGGTAGTGGACGCCTTAAATCAGGGGCTGCCCCGAATCCCCTACAGAGACAGCAAGCTGACCCGTCTCCTGCAG GATTCGCTCGGCGGCTCTGCCCACAGCGTTATGATCGCGAACATCGCCCCGGAAAAGCATTATTACTTTGACACCCTCACTGCCCTCAATTTCGCTGCCAAGTCTAAGCAGGTCATCAACAAACCTTTCAGCTTGGAGACCACCCAGGCACCAG TTCAGCCCACCATGAAGAGACCCCGGGATGACCTGGAGAATTTGGTTCCATCTCaacaccctaaaaaagtcaagtctGAGCTCACAGAGGAGTCTCCAACCTTGTCCAAGGAAGCAAATAG gaagaaACTCCATATCGCCAACTTGGACCCGGCAGTGGTGGATAGGCTGCTCAAACTGGACCGGATTCTGTCAGAGAAGGGAAAAATGGAAACCCAACTACTCAGCACCCCAAAACGGGAGCGCATGGCCCTCCTGAAGAAATGGGAGGAGAGTCAGATGGAGATCGAG CGGCTGAAGGAGAAGCAGAAGGAGCTGGAGGAGAAAGCAATGGCGGCTGAGGCTCGCTCAGATATTGAACTGTCCGATTCCATCGTCAGTGAGGGCACGTTCCGGGTGCCGCTGAGGACTCGTGCCAAGGCCAGGAAGGTGCTCCGCGTCCAGCCCCTGCAGG GTCTCAACGAAAACAGCATAGATGCGGGGATCATGATGATGGAGAAGAAAACGCAG AAGGTCCACGACGGCGACGAGAACAAACCCAGCTGGGAGATGAAGATGCGGACGGATCTGCTGCAGAACGGCAGAGAGCAGATTCTCAATCTCCTCAACACCGGATCAATAAGAGAGCTGAAGTCCTTGCAGAAGATCGGGGACAAGAAGGCCAAGCTCATTGTGGGCTGGAGGGAGCTCAACGGCCCGTTCACCAAT GTGGAGGACCTGGCCTCCATGGAAGGGATGTCAACCAAACAAGTCGACTCCTTCTTAAAG GCCAATATCCTGTGCATTGTAGCGAGCTGA
- the KIF22 gene encoding kinesin-like protein KIF22 isoform X1 produces MAKRVSVLDSHGVNKKPSPSRVRVSVRLRPFMEKEEDQACVRGLDAQSLEIVNYRNQLETMQYHFDAFYGEKATQREIYTSSVCPILPHLLVGQNASVFAYGPTGAGKTHTMLGNPQQPGIIPRAVRDLLQMTRGKNGTPEEENWTFTITMSYVEIYQEKVMDLLEPKNKDLPIREDKGHNILIPGVTQKTITTFSDFDEHFIPASQNRTVASTKLNDRSSRSHAVLLIKVQKNQQISPFRQLTGKLYLIDLAGSEDNRRTGNQGIRLKESGAINSSLFTLSKVVDALNQGLPRIPYRDSKLTRLLQDSLGGSAHSVMIANIAPEKHYYFDTLTALNFAAKSKQVINKPFSLETTQAPVQPTMKRPRDDLENLVPSQHPKKVKSELTEESPTLSKEANRKKLHIANLDPAVVDRLLKLDRILSEKGKMETQLLSTPKRERMALLKKWEESQMEIERLKEKQKELEEKAMAAEARSDIELSDSIVSEGTFRVPLRTRAKARKVLRVQPLQGESHGRLAAEGELSGTALGLNENSIDAGIMMMEKKTQKVHDGDENKPSWEMKMRTDLLQNGREQILNLLNTGSIRELKSLQKIGDKKAKLIVGWRELNGPFTNVEDLASMEGMSTKQVDSFLKANILCIVAS; encoded by the exons ATGGCGAAGAGAGTGAGCGTCCTGGACAGTCACGGGGTGAATAAGAAGCCGTCACCTTCCCGCGTCCGAGTGTCGGTACGGCTCCGACCGTtcatggagaaggaggaggaccaGGCCTGTGTCCGGGGCCTGGACGCGCAGTCACTGGAGATCGTGAACTATAGGAACCAGCTGGAAACCATGCAGTACCA CTTTGATGCTTTCTATGGAGAAAAGGCCACGCAGCGCGAGATCTACACCAGCTCCgtgtgtcccatcctgccccacttGTTAGTCGGGCAGAATGCCAGTGTGTTCGCCTACGGACCTACCGGAGCGG GGAAGACCCACACCATGCTGGGCAACCCGCAGCAGCCGGGCATCATACCGCGAGCTGTCAGAGACCTGCTGCAGATGACTCGGGGGAAGAACGGCACACCCGAGGAGGAGAACTGGACCTTCACCATCACCATGTCCTACGTGGAGATCTATCAGGAGAAG GTGATGGATCTGCTGGAGCCCAAGAACAAGGACCTTCCTATCCGAGAAGACAAAGGCCACAACATCCTCATCCCGGGGGTGACCCAGAAgaccatcaccaccttctcagacTTCGATGAACATTTCATTCCCGCCAGTCAGAACCGGACTGTCGCCTCCACCAAACTGAACGACCGCTCCAGCCGCAGCCACGCCGTGCTGCTCATCAAG GTGCAGAAGAATCAGCAGATTTCTCCGTTCAGGCAGCTGACCGGAAAGCTTTACCTCATAGACCTGGCCGGCTCTGAAGACAACCGGCGCACCGGAAACCAAGGCATCCGCCTGAAGGAGAGCGGCGCCATCAACTCGTCCCTGTTCACTCTCAGCAAGGTAGTGGACGCCTTAAATCAGGGGCTGCCCCGAATCCCCTACAGAGACAGCAAGCTGACCCGTCTCCTGCAG GATTCGCTCGGCGGCTCTGCCCACAGCGTTATGATCGCGAACATCGCCCCGGAAAAGCATTATTACTTTGACACCCTCACTGCCCTCAATTTCGCTGCCAAGTCTAAGCAGGTCATCAACAAACCTTTCAGCTTGGAGACCACCCAGGCACCAG TTCAGCCCACCATGAAGAGACCCCGGGATGACCTGGAGAATTTGGTTCCATCTCaacaccctaaaaaagtcaagtctGAGCTCACAGAGGAGTCTCCAACCTTGTCCAAGGAAGCAAATAG gaagaaACTCCATATCGCCAACTTGGACCCGGCAGTGGTGGATAGGCTGCTCAAACTGGACCGGATTCTGTCAGAGAAGGGAAAAATGGAAACCCAACTACTCAGCACCCCAAAACGGGAGCGCATGGCCCTCCTGAAGAAATGGGAGGAGAGTCAGATGGAGATCGAG CGGCTGAAGGAGAAGCAGAAGGAGCTGGAGGAGAAAGCAATGGCGGCTGAGGCTCGCTCAGATATTGAACTGTCCGATTCCATCGTCAGTGAGGGCACGTTCCGGGTGCCGCTGAGGACTCGTGCCAAGGCCAGGAAGGTGCTCCGCGTCCAGCCCCTGCAGGGTGAGAGTCATGGACGCCTCGCGGCGGAGGGCGAGCTCTCTGGCACGGCCCTGG GTCTCAACGAAAACAGCATAGATGCGGGGATCATGATGATGGAGAAGAAAACGCAG AAGGTCCACGACGGCGACGAGAACAAACCCAGCTGGGAGATGAAGATGCGGACGGATCTGCTGCAGAACGGCAGAGAGCAGATTCTCAATCTCCTCAACACCGGATCAATAAGAGAGCTGAAGTCCTTGCAGAAGATCGGGGACAAGAAGGCCAAGCTCATTGTGGGCTGGAGGGAGCTCAACGGCCCGTTCACCAAT GTGGAGGACCTGGCCTCCATGGAAGGGATGTCAACCAAACAAGTCGACTCCTTCTTAAAG GCCAATATCCTGTGCATTGTAGCGAGCTGA